A window from Cellulomonas sp. C5510 encodes these proteins:
- a CDS encoding peptidylprolyl isomerase has translation MHATLHTNRGDIRLELFPNHAPRTVENFRGLATGEKEWTDPATGEPRTGTPLYDGVVFHRVIDGFMIQGGDPLGRGTGGPGYTFDDEIHPELRFSEPYLLAMANAGLRRDPVTGQVGGTNGSQFFITVTTTPHLNGKHTIFGKVADDESRAVVDAIATTRTRPGDRPVEDVVIQSVTIEP, from the coding sequence ATGCACGCGACCCTGCACACCAACCGTGGTGACATCCGCCTGGAGCTCTTCCCGAACCACGCCCCGCGCACCGTGGAGAACTTCCGCGGCCTCGCCACCGGCGAGAAGGAGTGGACCGACCCCGCGACCGGCGAGCCGCGCACCGGGACCCCGCTGTACGACGGAGTCGTCTTCCACCGCGTCATCGACGGCTTCATGATCCAGGGCGGTGACCCGCTCGGGCGTGGCACCGGCGGCCCCGGGTACACGTTCGACGACGAGATCCACCCCGAGCTGCGGTTCTCCGAGCCGTACCTGCTGGCCATGGCGAACGCGGGCCTGCGCCGCGACCCGGTCACCGGCCAGGTCGGCGGCACGAACGGCTCGCAGTTCTTCATCACCGTGACCACGACGCCGCACCTCAACGGCAAGCACACGATCTTCGGCAAGGTGGCGGACGACGAGTCCCGCGCCGTCGTCGACGCGATCGCGACGACCCGCACCCGCCCGGGCGACCGGCCGGTCGAGGACGTCGTCATCCAGTCGGTGACCATCGAGCCCTGA
- a CDS encoding serine/threonine-protein kinase: MRPAPGVVLGGRYRLTRQIAVGGMGEVWAAHDESLQRDVAIKVLREEFAGDTGFLERFRTEARNAGSLSHEGIAALFDYGEQDGSAFLAMELVVGEPMSDLLEREPVLPPRRLLPILAQTARGLHAAHQAGVVHRDVKPGNILLTPTGKVKITDFGVSLSHNQVPMTATGMVMGTAQYLSPEQAVGGPATAASDMYALGIVAYEALVGHRPFTGPTAVDIAVAHVNTPVPPLPASVDRQIAALVMRLLSKDPSQRPASAEELARMFDALVPHTPAGGSPPVSIVPGRARSAAVATPGGSGPAGDATVRPAAADTRRGRATGSRPTAAGATRVRGSVNPTAAATPAAPPAFDPRTGRPVDRPTYQVGGAARGGAHAQPTTRAHVRVAERPAWRRLQVRWPLLVLAVLVVALLGAALADSLTGGDTGSTGRADVPGYARAAAEGGMISEHVPGAAAPDARTTTAKDA, encoded by the coding sequence GTGAGGCCCGCACCCGGCGTCGTCCTGGGCGGCCGCTACCGGCTGACCCGGCAGATCGCCGTCGGCGGCATGGGTGAGGTGTGGGCGGCGCACGACGAGTCGCTGCAGCGCGACGTCGCCATCAAGGTGCTGCGCGAGGAGTTCGCGGGCGACACGGGGTTCCTCGAGCGGTTCCGCACCGAGGCCCGGAACGCCGGCAGCCTGTCGCACGAGGGCATCGCCGCGCTGTTCGACTACGGCGAGCAGGACGGCTCCGCGTTCCTGGCGATGGAGCTCGTCGTCGGCGAACCGATGAGCGACCTGCTGGAGCGCGAGCCCGTGCTGCCGCCGCGCCGCCTGCTGCCGATCCTGGCGCAGACCGCCCGCGGCCTGCACGCCGCGCACCAGGCCGGCGTCGTGCACCGGGACGTCAAGCCCGGCAACATCCTGCTGACGCCCACCGGCAAGGTGAAGATCACCGACTTCGGCGTCTCGCTGTCGCACAACCAGGTGCCGATGACCGCCACCGGCATGGTCATGGGCACGGCGCAGTACCTGTCCCCGGAGCAGGCCGTCGGCGGTCCGGCGACCGCGGCCTCGGACATGTACGCGCTCGGCATCGTGGCGTACGAGGCCCTGGTCGGCCACCGGCCGTTCACCGGCCCGACCGCCGTGGACATCGCGGTCGCCCACGTGAACACGCCCGTCCCGCCGCTGCCCGCGTCCGTGGACCGGCAGATCGCGGCGCTCGTCATGCGGCTGCTCTCCAAGGACCCGTCGCAGCGTCCCGCGAGCGCCGAGGAGCTCGCGCGGATGTTCGACGCGCTCGTCCCGCACACGCCGGCCGGCGGCAGCCCGCCCGTGTCGATCGTGCCCGGCCGGGCACGGTCCGCGGCGGTCGCGACGCCCGGCGGATCCGGTCCGGCCGGTGACGCCACCGTGCGACCCGCGGCCGCCGACACCCGGCGCGGGCGGGCCACCGGCTCCCGGCCGACCGCCGCGGGCGCCACCCGGGTCCGGGGGTCCGTCAACCCGACGGCCGCCGCGACCCCCGCAGCGCCGCCGGCGTTCGACCCCCGCACCGGCCGGCCGGTCGACCGCCCGACCTACCAGGTCGGGGGTGCCGCACGAGGCGGTGCCCACGCCCAGCCCACCACCCGCGCGCACGTGCGCGTCGCCGAGCGGCCCGCCTGGAGGCGGCTGCAGGTGCGGTGGCCCCTGCTCGTGCTGGCCGTGCTGGTGGTGGCGCTGCTCGGCGCCGCGCTGGCCGACAGCCTGACGGGCGGCGACACCGGGTCGACCGGCCGTGCGGACGTCCCCGGGTACGCCCGGGCGGCAGCCGAGGGTGGGATGATCTCCGAGCACGTGCCCGGCGCAGCCGCACCGGACGCGCGAACGACGACAGCGAAGGACGCCTAG
- a CDS encoding cell division protein CrgA, whose product MPKSRTRQKSHYTAPPEKSAGPGVNPPWFVPVLGGLLLLGLLWIVVTYLTGFDYPVPGIRSWNLAIGFAFALGGLGMATRWK is encoded by the coding sequence GTGCCCAAGTCGAGGACGCGGCAGAAGTCGCACTACACCGCGCCGCCCGAGAAGTCCGCCGGCCCCGGCGTCAACCCGCCGTGGTTCGTGCCGGTGCTGGGCGGGCTGCTGCTGCTCGGCCTGCTCTGGATCGTCGTCACGTACCTCACGGGGTTCGACTACCCGGTCCCCGGCATCCGGTCGTGGAACCTCGCGATCGGCTTCGCGTTCGCGCTGGGCGGGCTCGGGATGGCCACCCGCTGGAAGTAG
- a CDS encoding DUF881 domain-containing protein, whose amino-acid sequence MPDEHPERRPHGAHAARTAASSSGARSTADGGVPGTSGPAGASGAGARPTERLRDPARHGDDQVSARLHAARERAQHRLTRQRRGRALRGTASVALVMALAGALFTANARLSAGTDTRQPQDLQGLQANEDARRERLADEVAVLRAEVDALTQEQTDTVGLEWQSAGSAFDIASGRVAVTGTGITVSLDDAPADGPRPAGTGPDDLVVHQQDLQAVINALWVGGAEAMALMDQRVISTSAFQCIGNVLSLQGRRYSPPYVVTAVGDPEELLAALDADPAVRAYRSWVDAVGLGWAVTEPDGGVQVPAYDGSVDMRYASVPSGTEVLPGLVAGSSTATGAQSRREGTGG is encoded by the coding sequence GTGCCTGACGAGCACCCCGAGCGCCGGCCCCACGGCGCCCACGCCGCGAGGACCGCGGCGTCGTCCTCCGGTGCCCGCAGCACGGCGGACGGCGGGGTTCCCGGTACGTCCGGTCCCGCGGGGGCGTCCGGTGCGGGCGCCCGTCCGACGGAGCGCCTGCGTGACCCGGCCCGGCACGGCGACGACCAGGTCTCCGCCCGCCTGCACGCCGCGCGCGAGCGGGCTCAGCACCGCCTCACCCGGCAGCGGCGCGGGCGCGCCCTGCGGGGCACCGCGTCGGTGGCCCTGGTCATGGCGCTCGCCGGCGCGCTGTTCACCGCCAACGCCCGGCTCTCGGCGGGGACCGACACCCGCCAGCCGCAGGACCTCCAGGGGCTGCAGGCCAACGAGGACGCGCGGCGCGAGCGGCTCGCCGACGAGGTGGCGGTGCTGCGCGCCGAGGTCGACGCGCTGACCCAGGAGCAGACCGACACCGTCGGCCTCGAGTGGCAGTCGGCCGGCTCGGCGTTCGACATCGCCTCCGGGCGCGTCGCCGTCACCGGCACCGGGATCACGGTGAGCCTCGACGACGCGCCGGCGGACGGTCCCCGTCCGGCCGGCACCGGGCCGGACGATCTCGTGGTGCACCAGCAGGACCTGCAGGCCGTCATCAACGCGCTGTGGGTGGGTGGCGCCGAGGCCATGGCGCTCATGGACCAGCGCGTGATCTCGACGAGCGCGTTCCAGTGCATCGGCAACGTGCTGTCGCTCCAGGGCCGCCGGTACTCGCCGCCGTACGTCGTCACCGCCGTGGGCGACCCCGAGGAGCTGCTCGCCGCGCTCGACGCCGACCCCGCCGTGCGGGCCTACCGGTCGTGGGTGGACGCCGTCGGCCTCGGCTGGGCCGTGACCGAGCCGGACGGCGGCGTCCAGGTGCCCGCCTACGATGGGTCGGTCGACATGAGGTACGCCAGCGTGCCGTCCGGCACCGAGGTCCTGCCCGGCCTCGTCGCGGGCAGCAGCACCGCGACCGGAGCGCAGAGCCGGCGGGAGGGCACCGGGGGATGA
- a CDS encoding class E sortase: MSGTEATWPPLGEPGDGGARGPATTGTTEPPTRAGRRASRGSAGAARPPRRGAGILLGAVGVLGELLITAGVLLLAFLAWQLWWTDVVADREQARVVAEQGWDEPLADLDDGPAIVTPRYDEPPVMEQPPYLTTFASMRVPRWDGEPTRTITQGTDRENVLNPLGVGHYDGTAMPGGVGNFALAAHRTTYGKPFNRIEELQEGDPIVVWTEEAWYVYRVTDSQIVLPHETQVIEPVPNQPGVAPTERFITLTTCHPMFSARERYIVHGVMDYWAPLDEGVPAELVEGT, from the coding sequence ATGAGCGGGACGGAGGCCACGTGGCCGCCCCTCGGCGAGCCCGGCGACGGGGGCGCCCGCGGCCCGGCCACGACGGGGACGACCGAGCCGCCGACACGGGCGGGCCGCCGGGCGTCGCGGGGGAGCGCCGGTGCCGCTCGTCCGCCGCGCCGGGGCGCCGGGATCCTGCTCGGAGCCGTGGGCGTGCTCGGCGAGCTGCTCATCACCGCCGGCGTGCTGCTGCTCGCGTTCCTCGCGTGGCAGCTGTGGTGGACCGACGTCGTGGCCGACCGGGAGCAGGCCCGCGTCGTCGCCGAGCAGGGCTGGGACGAGCCGCTCGCCGACCTCGACGACGGCCCGGCGATCGTCACGCCGCGGTACGACGAGCCTCCCGTCATGGAGCAGCCGCCGTACCTCACGACCTTCGCGTCCATGCGCGTGCCGCGGTGGGACGGCGAGCCGACCCGCACCATCACCCAGGGCACCGACCGGGAGAACGTGCTCAACCCGCTGGGCGTCGGGCACTACGACGGCACCGCCATGCCCGGCGGGGTCGGCAACTTCGCCCTGGCCGCGCACCGCACCACCTACGGCAAGCCGTTCAACCGGATCGAGGAGCTCCAGGAGGGCGACCCGATCGTCGTGTGGACCGAGGAGGCCTGGTACGTCTACCGGGTCACGGACTCGCAGATCGTCCTGCCGCACGAGACGCAGGTCATCGAGCCGGTCCCGAACCAGCCCGGCGTAGCGCCGACCGAGCGGTTCATCACCCTGACGACCTGCCACCCCATGTTCTCCGCGCGCGAGCGCTACATCGTGCACGGTGTGATGGACTACTGGGCACCCCTCGACGAGGGTGTGCCCGCCGAGCTCGTGGAGGGCACCTGA
- a CDS encoding FtsW/RodA/SpoVE family cell cycle protein has product MATVEAHRVRAGRGTELGLIVVALVIAVAAYALVGLGATDELPADVLGYGAGMAGLALLVHAVLRWRAPYADPVILPVVIALNGIGLAMIYRIDLAREARGGTEMFAGKQLALSAVSVVLACVLLLVLRDHRTLRRYTYTAMVAALVLLVLPLVPGLGVEINGARIWIRALGFSLQPAELAKIALAVFFAGYLVTHRDTLALAGPKVLGLQLPRLRDLGPIAVVWAASIALLVFQRDLGTSLLLFGLFVAMLYVATERLSWIIIGLVMFGGGVALAASSFGHVAARFHIWLHALDQDVFDRAPGGSGQLVRGLFGLASGGLFGTGWGQGRPDLVPFAESDFIVASLGEELGLTGLMAILVMYLVLSQRGLRTAIGVRDGFGKLLAAGLAFVIAFQCFVVVGGITRIIPLTGLTTPFLAYGGSSLLANWLIAALLLRISDDARRPAPEVAGPLIETPAGGIPLDEELAAPVRVAGANPTDDQPTERLRRTSGGGAA; this is encoded by the coding sequence ATGGCGACCGTGGAGGCGCACCGCGTGCGCGCCGGTCGCGGGACGGAGCTGGGCCTGATCGTGGTGGCGCTGGTCATCGCGGTCGCGGCGTACGCGCTGGTCGGTCTCGGGGCGACGGACGAGCTGCCCGCCGACGTGCTCGGGTACGGGGCGGGCATGGCCGGCCTGGCGCTGCTCGTGCACGCGGTGCTGCGCTGGCGCGCCCCCTACGCGGACCCGGTGATCCTGCCGGTCGTCATCGCGCTGAACGGCATCGGCCTGGCGATGATCTACCGGATCGACCTCGCCCGGGAGGCGCGCGGCGGCACGGAGATGTTCGCCGGCAAGCAGCTCGCGTTGTCGGCGGTCTCCGTGGTGCTGGCGTGCGTGCTGCTCCTCGTGCTGCGCGACCACCGGACGCTGCGCCGGTACACGTACACGGCGATGGTGGCGGCCCTGGTGCTGCTCGTCCTGCCGCTCGTCCCGGGGCTGGGCGTCGAGATCAACGGCGCGCGCATCTGGATCCGGGCGCTCGGGTTCTCGTTGCAGCCCGCCGAGCTCGCGAAGATCGCCCTGGCGGTGTTCTTCGCCGGCTACCTCGTCACGCACCGCGACACCCTGGCGCTCGCCGGGCCGAAGGTGCTCGGCCTGCAGCTCCCCCGGCTGCGGGACCTGGGCCCGATCGCCGTGGTGTGGGCCGCGTCGATCGCCCTGCTGGTGTTCCAGCGGGACCTCGGCACGTCGCTGCTGCTGTTCGGCCTGTTCGTCGCGATGCTCTACGTCGCGACCGAGCGGCTGTCGTGGATCATCATCGGCCTCGTCATGTTCGGCGGCGGGGTGGCCCTGGCCGCGTCGTCGTTCGGGCACGTGGCCGCGCGGTTCCACATCTGGCTGCACGCGCTGGACCAGGACGTCTTCGACCGCGCCCCCGGCGGCTCCGGCCAGCTCGTGCGCGGGCTGTTCGGCCTGGCCAGCGGCGGGCTGTTCGGCACCGGGTGGGGGCAGGGCCGCCCGGACCTGGTGCCGTTCGCCGAGTCGGACTTCATCGTCGCGTCGCTCGGCGAGGAGCTGGGCCTCACCGGCCTCATGGCGATCCTCGTCATGTACCTGGTGCTGAGCCAGCGCGGCCTGCGCACCGCCATCGGGGTCCGTGACGGGTTCGGCAAGCTGCTGGCCGCCGGCCTCGCGTTCGTCATCGCGTTCCAGTGCTTCGTCGTGGTCGGCGGCATCACGCGGATCATCCCGCTGACCGGTCTGACCACGCCGTTCCTCGCGTACGGCGGGTCTTCGCTGCTCGCGAACTGGCTGATCGCCGCGCTGCTGCTGCGGATCTCCGACGACGCGCGCCGCCCCGCGCCGGAGGTGGCCGGGCCCCTGATCGAGACGCCCGCCGGCGGTATCCCGCTGGACGAGGAGCTCGCCGCACCGGTCCGGGTGGCGGGCGCGAACCCCACCGACGACCAGCCGACCGAGCGGCTGCGCCGGACGAGCGGGGGCGGTGCCGCGTGA
- a CDS encoding rhomboid family intramembrane serine protease, with translation MTQPQPVPAPAPPPVCPRHPDRIAYVRCQRCGRPTCPECQRPAAVGIQCVDCVRDAARQSRPARTAFGGAVTGRTPVVTYTLIALCVLSYVLQLTVPGWTQRLAFAPVLGESEPWRFLTAAFLHSQNQILHIVFNMVALWSVGPFLEAMLGRWRFLALYLLSAVGGSVMFLLLASPDSLSWFTWLVGASGAVFGLFGAVLVVLRRTGRSAGGIVGVLVINAVLGFVLPGVAWQAHLGGLVVGAVLGTAFAYAPRERRLPVAVGACAGVAVLLAAAVLVSYGAV, from the coding sequence ATGACCCAGCCGCAGCCGGTCCCCGCTCCCGCTCCCCCGCCGGTCTGCCCGCGGCACCCCGACCGCATCGCCTACGTGCGGTGCCAGCGGTGCGGCCGGCCGACGTGCCCGGAGTGCCAGCGGCCGGCCGCGGTGGGCATCCAGTGCGTCGACTGCGTGCGGGACGCGGCGCGTCAGTCCCGTCCCGCACGCACCGCCTTCGGGGGCGCCGTCACCGGCCGCACCCCCGTGGTGACGTACACGCTCATCGCGCTGTGCGTCCTGTCGTACGTCCTCCAGCTGACCGTGCCGGGCTGGACGCAGCGTCTGGCGTTCGCGCCGGTGCTGGGCGAGTCGGAACCGTGGCGGTTCCTCACGGCGGCGTTCCTGCACTCCCAGAACCAGATCCTGCACATCGTGTTCAACATGGTGGCGCTGTGGTCGGTCGGACCGTTCCTCGAGGCGATGCTCGGGCGGTGGCGCTTCCTCGCGCTGTACCTGCTCAGCGCGGTCGGCGGGTCGGTGATGTTCCTGCTGCTCGCGTCGCCGGACTCGCTGAGCTGGTTCACCTGGCTCGTCGGCGCGTCCGGCGCGGTGTTCGGGCTGTTCGGCGCTGTGCTCGTCGTGCTGCGTCGCACGGGGCGCAGCGCCGGCGGCATCGTCGGTGTCCTGGTGATCAACGCCGTGCTCGGGTTCGTGCTGCCGGGCGTGGCCTGGCAGGCGCACCTCGGCGGCCTGGTGGTGGGCGCCGTGCTCGGCACGGCGTTCGCGTACGCGCCGCGCGAGCGCCGGCTGCCGGTGGCGGTCGGCGCCTGCGCGGGCGTCGCGGTGCTCCTGGCAGCGGCCGTCCTGGTGAGCTACGGGGCGGTGTGA
- a CDS encoding aminodeoxychorismate/anthranilate synthase component II encodes MSRILVVDNYDSFVYTIVGYLDQLGAETVVVRNDAVPPVEERAGFDGVLISPGPGTPSEAGASMQVIRDCAASGTPMLGVCLGHQALGEVFGGTVTHAPELMHGKTSQVAHDGQGVFEGLPTPFTATRYHSLAVVDGTASDELVVTARANGIIMGLQHRELPLHGVQFHPESVLTEGGHRLLANWLALTGADDAVERSADLHPLVRP; translated from the coding sequence ATGAGCCGGATCCTCGTCGTCGACAACTACGACTCGTTCGTCTACACGATCGTCGGCTACCTCGACCAGCTCGGCGCGGAGACGGTGGTCGTGCGGAACGACGCGGTGCCGCCCGTCGAGGAGCGGGCCGGGTTCGACGGCGTGCTCATCTCGCCCGGCCCCGGCACGCCGTCGGAGGCCGGCGCCTCGATGCAGGTGATCCGCGACTGCGCGGCGTCGGGGACGCCCATGCTCGGCGTCTGCCTCGGCCACCAGGCGCTCGGCGAGGTGTTCGGCGGCACGGTCACGCACGCGCCCGAGCTCATGCACGGCAAGACCAGCCAGGTCGCGCACGACGGGCAGGGCGTGTTCGAGGGCCTGCCGACGCCGTTCACCGCGACGCGCTACCACTCGCTGGCCGTCGTCGACGGGACCGCGTCCGACGAGCTCGTCGTCACCGCCCGGGCGAACGGCATCATCATGGGCCTGCAGCACCGCGAGCTGCCGCTGCACGGCGTCCAGTTCCACCCGGAGTCCGTGCTGACCGAGGGCGGCCACCGGCTGCTCGCGAACTGGCTGGCGCTGACCGGCGCGGACGACGCCGTCGAGCGCTCCGCGGACCTGCACCCGCTCGTCCGCCCGTAG
- a CDS encoding penicillin-binding protein 2 — protein MNAPLRRLATVVLVMFLALLAGTSWVQFGQASALNNDPRNVRTLYREYGRPRGPIIVAGQTIAESKPVDDPFGYQRSYLQPELYSTVTGFYSVVNGGTQLERAMNDVLTGQADSLFWTRVQDLVTGRQPQGSSIELTLDPAAQQAAFDALGGQQGAVVAVEPSTGRILAMVSTPGFDPNALATHDTTAANAAYQQLAAAEGDPLLNTTIRENYPPGSTFKLITAAAALESGDYSPESVLAAPDELTLPGTRTQLPNFGGSSCGADEQTTLANALRISCNTAFAQLGVDLGDDALREQADRFGFDSDGLTVPMSVSASTFPADPNAAQTALSAIGQESVRSTPLQMAMVSAAIANGGALMTPYLVQTVRTADLDVVSETEPSELSDAVSGATASALTDMMVGVVDSGSGTAAQIPGVRVAGKTGTAQTGREGEAPHAWFTGFAPADDPQVAVAVIVEHGGDVGSEATGGRVAAPIARAVMQAVIGQ, from the coding sequence GTGAACGCCCCGCTGCGCCGCCTCGCCACGGTGGTCCTCGTCATGTTCCTCGCGCTGCTCGCCGGCACGTCCTGGGTGCAGTTCGGCCAGGCGTCCGCGCTGAACAACGACCCCCGCAACGTCCGCACGCTGTACCGGGAGTACGGCCGGCCGCGCGGGCCGATCATCGTGGCCGGGCAGACCATCGCGGAGTCGAAGCCGGTCGACGACCCGTTCGGCTACCAGCGTTCCTACCTGCAGCCCGAGCTGTACTCGACGGTGACCGGCTTCTACTCGGTGGTCAACGGCGGCACGCAGCTCGAACGCGCCATGAACGACGTGCTGACCGGGCAGGCCGACTCGCTGTTCTGGACCCGCGTCCAGGACCTCGTGACCGGCCGGCAGCCGCAGGGCTCGTCGATCGAGCTGACGCTGGACCCCGCCGCGCAGCAGGCGGCGTTCGACGCGCTCGGCGGCCAGCAGGGCGCGGTCGTCGCCGTCGAGCCGTCGACCGGCCGCATCCTCGCGATGGTGTCCACGCCCGGGTTCGACCCGAACGCGCTGGCCACCCACGACACCACGGCCGCGAACGCCGCGTACCAGCAGCTCGCGGCCGCCGAGGGCGACCCGCTGCTCAACACGACGATCCGCGAGAACTACCCGCCCGGGTCGACGTTCAAGCTCATCACCGCCGCGGCCGCGCTGGAGTCGGGTGACTACTCCCCCGAGTCGGTGCTCGCCGCCCCCGACGAGCTGACGCTGCCCGGGACGCGGACCCAGCTCCCGAACTTCGGCGGGTCGTCCTGCGGGGCCGACGAGCAGACCACGCTCGCGAACGCTCTGCGGATCTCCTGCAACACGGCGTTCGCCCAGCTCGGTGTCGACCTCGGCGACGACGCCCTGCGCGAGCAGGCGGACCGCTTCGGGTTCGACTCGGACGGCCTCACCGTGCCGATGTCCGTCTCGGCGTCCACGTTCCCGGCCGACCCGAACGCGGCGCAGACCGCGCTGTCGGCGATCGGCCAGGAGTCGGTGCGCTCGACGCCGCTGCAGATGGCGATGGTCTCGGCGGCCATCGCGAACGGCGGCGCCCTCATGACGCCGTACCTGGTGCAGACCGTCCGCACCGCCGACCTCGACGTCGTCAGCGAGACCGAGCCGTCCGAGCTGTCCGACGCCGTCTCCGGCGCCACCGCGAGCGCGCTCACCGACATGATGGTCGGCGTCGTGGACTCCGGTTCCGGCACCGCGGCGCAGATCCCCGGCGTGCGGGTGGCCGGCAAGACCGGCACGGCGCAGACCGGCCGCGAGGGCGAGGCGCCGCACGCCTGGTTCACCGGCTTCGCGCCCGCGGACGACCCGCAGGTCGCGGTCGCCGTCATCGTCGAGCACGGCGGTGACGTCGGCTCCGAGGCCACGGGCGGGCGCGTCGCCGCCCCGATCGCGCGCGCCGTCATGCAGGCGGTGATCGGGCAGTGA
- the pknB gene encoding Stk1 family PASTA domain-containing Ser/Thr kinase: MVDDGSRILAGRYEVGELIGRGGMAEVHIGHDARLGRTVAIKILRSDLARDPSFQARFRREAQAAAGLNHPSIVAVYDTGEDVYTEPTGAVAHVPFIVMEYVEGHTVRDILRDGQAVPIEEAIEITAGVLSALEYSHHAGIVHRDIKPANVMLTPTGAVKVMDFGIARAVADSAATMTQTQAVIGTAQYLSPEQARGETVDARSDLYSAGCLLFELLTGRPPFVGDSPVAVAYQHVREIAPAPSSVASDVPEVLDRICAKALAKERDARYSSAAEFRADLEAAARGGAVAAPPVVPAALGAGAATQVMGADAATTQLMPGDAPAWAPTSPGTAVLPPSDPEDEEPEKKSKRWLWITLSVIAALAVAGLVYLLAQDRTPPPETVPVPPVAGLTEDAAVAAIQEVGLNPVRKAEASTEVEAGTVISSTPDAGEEVEEGSDVTYVVSTGPSSVEVPDVAGLTQDQARQQIEERGLVVGSVQEEDSADQPGDRALRTDPAAGQSVADGSSVALFIASGNVELPDLRGQKQEDAVAALNSLKLGSNIQQQETADAEPGTVIAQDRSGIIPQQTVITLTVAAAPTTVQIPSDVVGKSEEDATAQLRGLGLEVQSQEASGQFQNAQPGEVVSTSPSPGSTVQIGSTVTLNVYAGPSGDPTANP, from the coding sequence GTGGTGGACGACGGATCCCGGATCCTCGCCGGACGGTACGAGGTCGGCGAGCTCATCGGCCGCGGCGGCATGGCCGAGGTGCACATCGGGCACGACGCGCGGCTCGGTCGCACCGTCGCGATCAAGATCCTGCGCTCCGACCTCGCGCGCGACCCGTCCTTCCAGGCGCGGTTCCGCCGGGAGGCGCAGGCCGCGGCCGGCCTCAACCACCCGTCCATCGTCGCGGTGTACGACACCGGCGAGGACGTCTACACCGAGCCCACCGGTGCCGTCGCGCACGTGCCGTTCATCGTCATGGAGTACGTCGAGGGGCACACGGTCCGCGACATCCTCCGCGACGGGCAGGCCGTGCCGATCGAGGAGGCCATCGAGATCACCGCCGGCGTGCTGTCGGCGCTCGAGTACTCCCACCACGCCGGCATCGTGCACCGGGACATCAAGCCCGCGAACGTCATGCTGACGCCGACGGGTGCGGTCAAGGTGATGGACTTCGGCATCGCCCGGGCCGTCGCCGACTCCGCGGCCACCATGACCCAGACGCAGGCCGTCATCGGCACGGCGCAGTACCTGTCCCCCGAGCAGGCCCGCGGCGAGACCGTCGACGCGCGCTCGGACCTGTACTCGGCCGGCTGCCTGCTGTTCGAGCTGCTGACCGGGCGCCCGCCGTTCGTCGGCGACTCCCCCGTCGCCGTCGCGTACCAGCACGTCCGGGAGATCGCGCCGGCGCCGTCGTCCGTCGCGTCCGACGTGCCCGAGGTCCTCGACCGGATCTGCGCGAAGGCCCTCGCGAAGGAGCGGGACGCCCGCTACTCCTCGGCGGCGGAGTTCCGCGCCGACCTCGAGGCCGCCGCCCGCGGGGGCGCCGTGGCCGCTCCCCCGGTCGTCCCCGCCGCCCTCGGCGCCGGCGCCGCGACCCAGGTGATGGGCGCGGACGCCGCCACGACCCAGCTCATGCCCGGCGACGCCCCGGCGTGGGCGCCGACGAGCCCCGGGACGGCGGTCCTGCCGCCGTCGGACCCGGAGGACGAGGAGCCGGAGAAGAAGTCGAAGCGCTGGCTCTGGATCACGCTCAGCGTGATCGCCGCGCTCGCCGTCGCCGGCCTCGTGTACCTGCTCGCGCAGGACCGCACTCCGCCGCCCGAGACGGTCCCCGTCCCGCCGGTCGCGGGCCTGACCGAGGACGCCGCGGTCGCCGCGATCCAGGAGGTCGGTCTCAACCCGGTGCGGAAGGCCGAGGCCAGCACCGAGGTCGAGGCCGGCACCGTCATCAGCAGCACCCCCGACGCCGGCGAGGAGGTCGAGGAGGGCTCCGACGTCACGTACGTCGTCTCCACCGGCCCGAGCTCCGTCGAGGTCCCGGACGTCGCCGGCCTCACCCAGGACCAGGCGCGCCAGCAGATCGAGGAGCGCGGCCTCGTCGTCGGCAGCGTCCAGGAGGAGGACAGCGCCGACCAGCCGGGCGACCGGGCGCTGCGCACGGACCCCGCCGCCGGTCAGTCCGTCGCGGACGGCTCGTCCGTCGCGCTGTTCATCGCGTCCGGCAACGTCGAGCTGCCCGACCTGCGCGGCCAGAAGCAGGAGGACGCCGTCGCGGCGCTCAACAGCCTGAAGCTCGGGTCGAACATCCAGCAGCAGGAGACGGCGGACGCCGAGCCGGGCACCGTCATCGCGCAGGACCGGTCGGGCATCATCCCGCAGCAGACCGTCATCACGCTGACCGTCGCGGCCGCCCCGACCACCGTGCAGATCCCGTCGGACGTCGTCGGGAAGTCCGAGGAGGACGCCACCGCGCAGCTCCGCGGGCTGGGGCTCGAGGTGCAGTCGCAGGAGGCCAGCGGGCAGTTCCAGAACGCGCAGCCCGGCGAGGTCGTCTCGACGTCCCCCTCGCCCGGGAGCACCGTGCAGATCGGGTCGACGGTGACGCTGAACGTCTACGCGGGGCCGTCCGGAGACCCGACCGCCAACCCCTGA